A DNA window from Danio aesculapii chromosome 14, fDanAes4.1, whole genome shotgun sequence contains the following coding sequences:
- the mmp17b gene encoding LOW QUALITY PROTEIN: matrix metalloproteinase-17b (The sequence of the model RefSeq protein was modified relative to this genomic sequence to represent the inferred CDS: inserted 1 base in 1 codon), with protein sequence MMLMFWTAVVFCLCGRTVDVYGAADEDALPTSLINMVTSTILPTAIPTEDESGILVDWLTKYGYLPPPDPSTGQLQAWTAVTQAVKKMQSFAGLDETGILDEETLQLMQTPRCSLPDDDDDEQTIHSAQHADPQNQRMKRAISTWTRRNINWRLRSYPVSSKLSRETIRSLVFYALRVWADPTLLEFHEVRGPEGADLQIDFLHGPHGDGYPFDGAGGSVGHAFFPSDPNRAGGVHLDAEEDWAFRQPATEGTDLFTVLVHELGHALGLTHSSARQSVMRPYYQGPLGDPLHFSLGHHDLQHITALYGQRGNDIPTDTPLPVTETQLRHRHHRLTHMYTHAHSHPDSSVDRCNTSFDAVAKIRGEIFFFKGQSMWRISRGGLVSVRAVPVQRXWSALPPSLPPLRAVLERHTDHAIIFISGSQVWLFKDLSLQDGFPQPLPTLDGRFEGLHWDPTQGVVWGSIREEGQNGDNKVWRELIEGGVNGIIMENDHQRETNGDFKGSTYVFKGNSYWKFTHPGSAPVEGYPRLLASDWLDCPQDSSYSPADISLISHYGQQELHEQKKETIIDQIRHSENNKPQRWDCPCQNTAGTQRGHALLLAFLFLLTVMC encoded by the exons GATTGGCTCACAAAATATGGATATCTCCCGCCTCCTGACCCCTCAACGGGTCAGTTACAGGCCTGGACAGCTGTCACTCAAGCCGTGAAGAAAATGCAGAGTTTTGCTGGTTTGGACGAAACGGGAATATTAG ATGAAGAGACGCTTCAGCTCATGCAAACACCTCGATGTTCACTtccagatgatgatgatgatgaacaaaCCATTCATTCTGCACAGCACGCTGATCCGCAGAACCAAAGGATGAAGAGGGCCATTTCTACCTGGACAAGAAGAAATATCAACTGGAG GCTGCGCTCTTATCCAGTATCCTCCAAACTGTCCCGTGAGACGATTCGCTCTCTTGTGTTTTACGCACTGAGAGTTTGGGCTGATCCAACACTGCTCGAGTTTCATGAG GTACGAGGCCCTGAGGGTGCGGATCTACAGATAGATTTCCTGCATGGCCCACATGGAGATGGATATCCGTTCGATGGAGCAGGTGGATCTGTTGGCCATGCTTTCTTTCCCTCAGACCCCAACAGGGCAGGTGGAGTTCATCTGGATGCAGAGGAGGACTGGGCCTTCAGACAGCCAG caaCAGAGGGAACGGATCTGTTCACAGTGCTGGTGCACGAGCTGGGTCACGCTCTCGGACTGACCCATTCATCAGCACGCCAGTCTGTAATGCGTCCGTACTACCAGGGGCCCCTGGGGGACCCGCTGCACTTCAGTCTGGGGCATCACGACCTGCAGCACATCACGGCTCTTTATG GTCAGAGGGGTAATGATATTCCAACAGACACACCTCTTCCTGTGACGGAAACTCAACTTCGCCATCGACatcacagactcacacacatgtacacacacgcacacagccaTCCGGACAG TTCTGTGGATCGCTGTAACACCAGTTTTGATGCAGTCGCCAAAATTCGAGGAGAGATCTTCTTCTTCAAAG GCCAGAGCATGTGGAGAATAAGCAGAGGTGGTCTGGTGTCGGTCAGGGCTGTTCCTGTACAGA CTTGGTCGGCTCTTCCTCCTTCTCTTCCTCCACTGCGAGCCGTTCTGGAGAGACACACTGATCACGCCATCATCTTCATCAGCG GTTCGCAGGTTTGGCTGTTCAAAGATCTATCACTCCAGGACGGGTTTCCTCAGCCTCTGCCCACTCTGGACGGAAGGTTTGAGGGTCTGCATTGGGACCCGACGCAGGGTGTGGTTTGGGGCTCCATTAGAGAAGAAGGACAGAATGGAGATAATAAAGTCTGGAGAGAACTCATTGAAGGAGGAGTGAACGGCATCATCATGGAGAATGACCACCAGAGAGAAACGAATGGAGACTTTAAGG GTTCAACCTACGTTTTCAAAGGCAATTCCTACTGGAAATTCACTCATCCAGGCTCCGCCCCTGTTGAAGGATACCCTCGTCTTCTGGCCTCTGATTGGCTGGATTGCCCTCAGGACTCCTCCTACAGTCCTGCTGACATCTCTCTGATCTCTCATTATGGCCAACAGGAGCTGCACGAACAGAAAAAGGAAACCATCATCGACCAGATCAGACACAGTGAAAATAATAAACCTCAGCGCTGGGACTGTCCCTGCCAGAACACTGCAGGGACTCAAAGGGGACATGCTTTACTGTTAGCCTTTCTGTTTCTGCTCACTGTCATGTGTTAA